TGACCATGAGCTCCTCTGCACCTGTTGGCTTCTCCCAACTGTTAGTTGAAAAACTCTTctacaactttttaaaatgtcacttcTTTCATTACTGCTTTGTTTTGAGGTTCATGCTTAATAAACAATCTGACATTTAAAGTTCTATTCATTTACAGATAAAAAGTCTTGGAAAGTATAATGTTTTATTTGATGCCTGGACTCACATGACTTATCAGTTGACTATTGAAGTGACTAACAGAAATTGATTTAGTTAGTGGCAGTACATGAACTGTATTACAGTTTCAATTTTAAGGTTAAAAAAATTCTATGATCTGTATTCAAAATTCCCTTCACTTAAAGTATATGTAAAAGCAAAAGACTCTTTGACAtttgaaaagtttattttttatcagaaataattgtttaaaatgtgtgaatgagaagACTAAAACTGGGAAGAATAGATACTCCAGACTAACCTTGTCTGCAGTACCTTCATCCTTAGATTGTGCTTTAAAAGCCCCTGGAAAGGACCTTCCCTGCCTAATTGCTACTGATTTTGGACCTCCCACAAACATTTGATTAACAGATTTCTGTGACTTGGACATTTTTTTTATCCCAGTTTTCTGCAAGCTCTCATGGATATCTCTAAACTGGCAGCAACCACCGGGCTTAAATTatacttttcattttttcttattttctttaataAGATTCTTTACAAATTGGTAAGTAGAATAATTGCTGTGGCCTTTATGATCTCTGTATACTGTGAAGATTTTTACATTATGTATTCTTATGCTTCCAAATCTAATTttactccttttttttcccccatcacaATCTCTTACATAGGCAATCGTGGCCAACAAAAATTGATGTACCCCAGGACCTGGAGGATGACCTTAcagcctctcctctctcccatgcAACTGTTCCTCAGTCTCCAGCTCGCACTGCTGAAACTGTACTCAATGGTCACAGAAATAAGGCACTTGGTGATTCAGCAAAGAAAGAGGATATCACTGAATTAGCTGGGCCAGCGCTTTCAGTAGTTCCTTCAGTGAGCTTAAATCCCACTACTAGTGGCCGGAAGTGTTTGTTCAGAGTAGAAGAAGATGAAGAGGAAGATGAAGAAGATAAAAAACCCATTTCTCTTTCCAGTCAAGTTGTTCTGCGCCGCAAGCCTTCAGTTACAAATCGTCTCACTTCCAGGAAGAGTGCACCAGTGCTCAATCAAATCTTTGAGGAGGGGGAGTCAGATGATGAGTTTGACATGGATGAAAACTTACCCCCAAAGCTTAGCAGGTTAAAAATGAATATTGCATCACCTAGCACAGTGCATAAGCGCTACCACAGAAGGAAAAGCCAGGGCCGGGGGTCTAGTTGCAGTAGCTCAGAAACTAGTGATGACGACTCAGAAAGTAGGAGACGTCTAGATAAAGATAGTGGATTTACATATTCCTGGCATAGACGGGATAGTAGTGAAGGGCCACCTGGCAACCAAGGAGATGGTGGTGGACAAAGCAAACCAAGCAATGGAAATGGAGGGGTAGACAAAACAAGTCCTAGTGATAACAACAAAAGTGGGGGAAGTCCCTCCACTGGCACCAGTGGTAGCACTAATAACACTTCAGGTTCTACTCGTAGATGTGCTGGATCTGGAAATTCAATGCAGTTATCTTCTAGAAGTGCAGGGGACCTGGTTGAAAGCCTAAAATTGATGAGCCTTTGCTTAGGTTCCCAGATTCATAGCAGCACTAAATACATTATTGATCCTCAAAACAATCTGTCATTTTCCAGTGTGAAAGTGCAAGAGAAATCAATGTGGAAAATGTGCATAAGTTCTACAGGGAGTGCAAACCAGGCTTCATCTTTGGGCAGCATAAAATTTTTTTCTGACCAAATGTCAGATGCACCAAATGAATTGCAACGGATAAAGAGTAAGAACTTGAAAAATAATGTGCTACAACTACCTCTCTGTGAAAAGACTATATCTGTGAATATTCAGCGGAATCCCAAGGAGGGACTGCTATGTACCTCCAGTCAAACTAGTTGTTGTCATGTCATTTGACAATGACCAGACTTAATAGCTCAATCTACTTGACAACATACCATTCTTCCTGTTCAGAGCTGTGAACACCTTATTTCAATGAATCCTTTTTTTTGTCTTAATATTTTAAAGTGGGCTTTATGAGCAgttatttattacattttaattttgtgtTTGCTTGATGGTATGACAATGCATGGTCTTTGTGCATGCTGCTAGCCAAAACATCTTTATTTCCCTACAGATTAGACTATTTTATTGTGTAATTTTACACGTATAATTTTACTATGGAAGATCtggattaaattaaaaatgtatatctGGATTCTAATGTAAATGTAGCACTTAGAAGTTTCATATTCTGCACTTAAactagagagaaagaaagagaagcttTTGTTTGCTTGTGAAATGTTAATTCTTGTTCTGACCTTCTGTGATATCTAAAATATGTGATATGTGGCATACTTCTGTGTGTCTGAAACAGAACCAAAGCAATAATGTTTTGATGCTGAAAACTCCTCAGGGAGCTTTCAGATGTTCCAAGGCTTGTACAAAGCAAAGATGCACTGAAAATTAGTGATCTTAAACTATGATTTTAAACCCACACCTATTTGTCTTAAGCTATAATATGGTTAAAGTTGTGCTCAATCAAACTGCAAAGATCTTGTTTTCCTATaggcaagatttttttaaaaagcaactagATTTGTAAGGCAGCTTTTTCCCATAGAAATATGTTAATATTACAAGCAGACAATCTTCTTTTTTAATATACAAAGGTAAATTATAAAGTCTACTTCTGAGTTTTTACATTCTAACTGAAAATAGTTTGTATAAATTGCTTCTGTTGTTAGTAGTTTATCATGACAACTATctttaatattttaacatttcTTATTCTAAGTGTGACCCTTAGATTTCAAAATGCAATAAAGAATGGAAAATGTTGAGATAATTGGATACAAATTTAAATTGATCAGTATTATTGTCAGATAAAAATTTTCCTCATCATTGGACTTTTTGGCTCTTGTCAGGACTTAATATGTTGTGTTGTCTCTTTTATTTACTCTGTTCTGTTTCCCTCAATACCCTTGTTTTATATTAAAATCAAGTCCAATATTTACAAAAACTAAAAATTGGCACATAAGAAAATATCCTTTCCTCATTATTTAAAGCTATTAGCTTTTCCATTTTGTTTCCCCATTGCCATTGAAATAATGGCAAATTCATGCTTTAGAATATTTCTATACAAAAGGTTACTTTTGACCAGAGGAACTAACTTTTGTGGAATTTTATCTAGAATAAAATATATTGCAGATTCCTAATTTTGGGAAGGGcaagaatgttttattttttcatgcTGTGCACTGGGTCTTCAAAGCAATGCTAATAAAAATTGGTGTTATTATGTAGCAGCACCCCACCCAGATATTGAATGTCTGAGAGGCGTTTACACTGTTTAGCATATTGTAACATTTACAAAATGGTCAAATACAATGCATTTCATGTACACCGTAGAGTGAGTAGAGCACCAAAGAACTGCATTACATTTGGTCATAATTTCTGTAGTTAACACTGGCTTTTTAAATTAGTATAATACAATTTATTAGGACAATCTGCATTGCACAGTATAGTTTTACTGTCTAACCTAGCTAGGGATTATATATTCTGCTCCCTAAACAAAACAAGTGATAAACATTTTACTTCATGGAACTTTTCATTTTTAAGCTACGGTTGCAGTTCAGTCAGTGTGATGTTTATAAATTTGAAAGCTACAAGAAGAGATGTGTGGGTGAAGCCATAGAACACATTTG
The DNA window shown above is from Pelodiscus sinensis isolate JC-2024 chromosome 2, ASM4963464v1, whole genome shotgun sequence and carries:
- the SNRK gene encoding SNF-related serine/threonine-protein kinase encodes the protein MAGFKRGYDGKIAGLYDLDKTLGRGHFAVVKLARHVFTGEKVAVKVIDKTKLDTLATGHLFQEVRCMKLVQHPNIVRLYEVIDTQTKLYLILELGDGGDMFDYIMKHEEGLNEDLAKKYFAQIVHAISYCHKLHVVHRDLKPENVVFFEKQGLVKLTDFGFSNKFQPGKKLTTSCGSLAYSAPEILLGDEYDAPAVDIWSLGVILFMLVCGQPPFQEANDSETLTMIMDCKYTVPSHVSKECKDLITRMLQRDPKRRASLEEIENHPWLQGVDPSPATKYNIPLVSYKNLSEEEHNSIIQRMVLGDIADRDTIVEALETNKYNHITATYFLLAERILREKQEKEIQTRSASPSNIKAQFRQSWPTKIDVPQDLEDDLTASPLSHATVPQSPARTAETVLNGHRNKALGDSAKKEDITELAGPALSVVPSVSLNPTTSGRKCLFRVEEDEEEDEEDKKPISLSSQVVLRRKPSVTNRLTSRKSAPVLNQIFEEGESDDEFDMDENLPPKLSRLKMNIASPSTVHKRYHRRKSQGRGSSCSSSETSDDDSESRRRLDKDSGFTYSWHRRDSSEGPPGNQGDGGGQSKPSNGNGGVDKTSPSDNNKSGGSPSTGTSGSTNNTSGSTRRCAGSGNSMQLSSRSAGDLVESLKLMSLCLGSQIHSSTKYIIDPQNNLSFSSVKVQEKSMWKMCISSTGSANQASSLGSIKFFSDQMSDAPNELQRIKSKNLKNNVLQLPLCEKTISVNIQRNPKEGLLCTSSQTSCCHVI